The Stieleria maiorica genome includes the window GCTCGGCCCCCGCGGCAGGCCCCACCGGGGCCCGCGGTGGGCAACTAGTGCTTCGTCATCCTTCAATCCGGAAAACTGCCCGAGACAAAACCGAATGAAAAACACGCTGAGAAAATCGTGGCTCATCCTCCATCGTTGGCTGGGCTTGACGGTCGGAGCCGTCCTGGTGCTGGTCGGTTTGACCGGTAGCCTGCTGGTCTTCGATCATGCCATCGATGAGTGGTTGAATCCGACGCTGCTGCTTTCGCAAGAAAGTGGTGATCGAAAACCGGTGGCGGAAGTCGTCGCGGCCGCCGAGGCCGGGTACCAGGGTTCGGCGAATCAGGCGGTTTCCGTCACTCGACCGCGCGTCGACCATGGCGTCTGGACGGTCTGGTTTTCCGAACGCTCTGAGGAAGGTCGCCGATTCGTCGCTGTTCATGTCGACCCCTTCACGGCCGGCGTGACGGGGCAACGTGTCTGGGGCGAGGATTTGATGTCGTGGGTCTATCGGCTTCACTTTCGGCTGCTGGCCGGTACGCCGGGGGCGGTGATTGTCGGGCTGGTGGGGATCATCGCAATCGTTTCAATTGTCTCCGGAGTCTACTTATGGTGGCCGCTGTGGAAGAACAGTTGGCGGGCGGCGTTTGCGATTCGCAAGGGTGCACGCTTCAGCTTTGATCTCCACAAGTCGGCAGGGATGGCGAGTGCCGTGTTCTTGCTCGTGATCGCCTTTACGGGGGTCTACATGGAGTTTCATGATTGGTTTCGAGCGGCGATTGGGACATTTGCTGAGGTGACCGATCCGCCCGGGGAGCTCACATCGGCGGTGATTGAAAAGGCGGACCGATTGAGTCCCGATGAAGCGATCGCGATTGCCCAGGAGCGATTTCCGGGGGCGACGTTTGATCATTTGCATCCTCCGCAGGGGGCAGACGGTTTCTACGAAGTCGCATTTCGTCAGCCGGGTGAGGTGCAAACCTCTTACGGCCGTTCCCAGGTGTTTCTCGATCAGTACAGCGGAGAGCTGCTCGCGCTGCGGCGTCCCCAAGACGGCACGTCGGCCGATGCGTTTTTCGCCTGGCAGTTTCCGCTTCACAACGGTGAAGCGTTCGGGTTGCTCGGTCGCTGGATCGTTTTCGTCATCGGATTGACGCCGGCCGTCCTGTACGTGACCGGCGTGGTCGTTTGGTGGCGACGTGCAGGCTCGCGTCGTCGGCAGACGCAGCGGAATCGGAAGGGCGATTCGCCGACGCCGCCAGCAGAGTCTGCGGAAGGAGCGGAGGCTGAGGGAGAACGCGTACCGGCACTCGCCTGAACATATCTTGCACCCGAGCGTGCCACGGGGTCGAATTCCTGAGTCACGCGATCATTGGGGCCGACTGGATGCGCTAGTCAACAACGCCGGCATCTTGGAGCAACAATCGCCATTGGAAGGCATCAGTCGCGAGCGATTGCAGCGGGTGTTTTCGGTCAACGTGGTGGGGCCATTTTTGTGCTGCCGAGAAGCGATTCGACGGATGGGAGTCGGCGGCAGCATTGTCAACGTGTCGTCGGTCGCCTCGCGGACGGGATCGCCGAACGAATATGTCGACTACGCGGCATCCAAGGGAGCGATCGATTCGCTGACGATCGGATTGGCCAAAGAGGTGGCCGGCCGAGGGATCCGCGTCAAAGCGGTGCGGCCTGGAATCATTGATACCGAGATTCATGCCGACGGTGGCGAACCCGGCCGAGCCCAGAGAATCGGCCCCAAACTTCCGCTGGGGCGCTGCGGCACAGCAGAAGAAGTGGCCGAGGCGATTGTGTGGCTGCTGTCCGACCGTGCCAGCTTCACCAGCGGTCAATTCATCGACGTCGCGGGCGGGATTTAGCCGGACCGTGTAATGCACCTCGTATGTGAGTTCGGAGGCGATCCGTTAGTGCCTCTGACTTACTCCTTTTTACGAGGCGATTTCGATGTTGAAGCAAAGTCTGCTGGTCACGGTGGTCACCGCAGCGGTTTTCCCGTTGAGTTGGATACAGTCCGAGGCGTCACTGTTTGCCTCGCCGCCGATCAGTTTTGTGGGCGCCGAGCCGACCGAGAGCCAGAAGCTGGTCGTGTTTCCGACAGCTCCGTCTTATGAAGGTGGAACGAAGGGGTGGGAGTTGTGTTTCAATTTGAAGGTCAAGAACACCTCCGCCAACGCGATCGATCTGAAAAACGCACAGGTCGTGGTGTATTCGCAATCCGGCACCGTGCTGAAAAATGTCAATCTGTTCGACAAGATGAAGAAAAAGGACGGTGGCGGCACGTCCTGGTTGGTCGACGATGCGGCGTTGGAGCCCGACGAAGTCGTGCGATTGTTGATGTTGCCCGATCTTTCGTTTCCGATGATTGCCGGACAGACCCCGTCATTGGTCAAAGTGTTTCTGTACTGTCACGGATTCGCCGGCGCTGCGACGTATACCAGTGACGTGCTGGTCTATCACAACAGCGTGTGCTCGTACCGTTACCCTGCCAAGTTGGATAGTCTGGGGACGAATCAGTTTTGGAATGGCAGCAGCAATGCCGGCGGAGGGCATCATCGCGAATCGCAATCCGGGATGTTCGCACTGGACCTCGGCATCCTGCGGTGGGATGCCGGCCTGGGAGATTGGGTGGAACTGTGTCCCAATGCGAATGGCTCTGCGAACGAAGATTACCTGGTCTGGAACAAAAAGATCTATGCGATGGCAGACGGCGTCGTGCTGGATTTCGAAGACGGGAAGAACGATCATTTGCCTGGTGCAGAAGGGAGTGGGGCGAACTTCATCCGAATTCGTCACGGCAGTGAAATCGCCAGCTATTACCATTTTCGCAAGAACACACTCAACAGCGCGTTGATGGAGGTCGGTGCGGCGGTCAGTGCGGGGCAGTTCCTGGGCCGTATCGGCAACTCGGGAAATTCCTCGCATCCACACCTGCACATCGAGATCAGCAAGAGTGGGATCGGTCGTCCGATCGGTTTCAGACAGATCTATGTCATTTCGGATCAAGCGGCGGCGCAGGCTGCCGCGAACGGTCAGACGGCCCCGTTTGTGTTGATGGATGGCGAAGCATTGCCCTGGTGCGATTTAGGTGAACGGAACCTGGTGTACCCGGCGCCCAACGATCTGGCGTGCGGGACCATCAATCCGTCGCTCGGCGGCGTCTTCAACGAAGATCTGGCCGGTTCAACGTCTGGCGGGATGCCGATCCTAGAACCGCCGGTTTCTCGGGGCGACATCATCGCGAGCCCACGCTGGATCGCGCCCCAATCGACCGGCCTGCGAAGGCCGCTGTTGATCGCTCCGCCGATGGTGAGCCCGCGTTTGATCCGGACGCCCGCCGACAGTCCCGACAGGGTCAGGCCGACGGTCGATCGAACCGTGAAACATTTGCTGCGGCGTCGACCGATCGGCACAACGCGTGATGTGCCGCGAATGACGTTTCCTGCACCCCGTCGATTGCCCGATGGGGCGGCGACGCGTCCGAGCACGCCGCAGCGAATCCGCACGAGTCCGTCCGTTGCCCCACGTCGGCCACATCAGATACCATCGACAAGTCGACCGCTCGAGCGACGCCCAACCGTCCGTCGTCCGGATGTTCAGGTGGCGCCACTGCGTCAGCTCGATCGCAGGAGCGAAGGCGATCGTCAACGACCGGCGGGATCACGCCAACGACCGATGTCGGCTGCTTCATCGAACGATTCGGCGGCAACATCGGACCGGTCGACGAGACGTCCAGGCAAACGCTGATCGCGGGCTTCTGCGGGGCGTGGCCGTCCGGGAAGGCGACGTGAAACGGCCTTTCGGCGACGGTGCCGATTGAGGGGATGACGAAACCACACGTCTTCTCTCGCCGTCGCCGGATCACCGAGGATGGGGCATCCCGGTGCCTGATTCGTCGTTGGTCTTGGCTGGCGTGCATCCTTCGCTCATACTTTTGGGGCAGACTCTCTGCGCCGCCTCAATCGCGTCGGACATGCCTGCCGCGCACCCGAAGCCGTCGACAACGCGCCGAGACAGCCACCGTTGGGTCCACGAACGGCTGCCGGTCGAATGATCAACGAACAATTCAACGCTCCTCGCACCGCGTATTCCCGGACGCTGCTGATCTCCTTTGCAGTGCTCTTGGTGGCGAGCTTTGTTTATTGCGCCCACTTGTTTTGGCGGGTCGATCGCGCCATTGGCACGACCAGCGGGACGGCGCCGGCGGCCGGCCGACTGATCGACCTTCGCGGCAGAACCAACGCTGCGGTGCAGGAGTGCCTGGCGTATGTTATCGCCGGGGATGACGCCAAACGGGCAGAGTTTGAGCAGCGGGTCGCGGACTTGGGGCCACTGTCAGAGTCGTTCCTGAAGGGGACGATGCTGGACGAACGTTCTCGCGAGCGGTTCGAATCGGTCGTCCAGAGCCAGCAACAGCTTGTGGCCAGCGGCAGGCGGATGATCGACCGATACGAGCGCGTCGGGGGTGTGGAACCGGCTGACTTTCGTGCCTTTGAACGCGACGTGGATCGGTTCCGAGAAGTCATCTCCGGCCTGTTGGGGCGACTCAATGCGGCGCACGGGTCGTCTCACGATGAAGTCGCATCGGTATTGGCACAGACCAGGATCGAGAGCGCGCTGTTGGGATGCGTCTTTCTCGGCTTGTCGACAACACTCCTGGTGCTGGTGGTCCGCCGGTTCCGTGACTACGATCGTCTGAGGGAGGAGGCGCTGAACCGGGTTTTGGAAAGCAATCAGCGTTTCCGTCTGATCTTTGATTCCGAGCCTCATTGTGTGAAGCTGGTCGATCGCGCAGGCAGTCTGGTGGATATCAATCCTGCCGGACTGCAATCCTTGGAGGCCGAGCGTGATGATGTGTTGGGGAAGTGCATTTTCGATGTCATTTCCGAGGGCGATCGCAAGCGGTTCATCGAAAGCACCCAAGAGGTTTTCGAAGGCGAATCGAATAGCCTGGAATTCGAGATCATCGGATTGAAGGGCAGACGCCGCACGATGACGACGCGGCAGGTACCGATCCGGTATGGCGGTGAGGACGTGGTGCACGTCTTGGCGATCACCGAAGACGTGACCGAGAAACGACGCATCGAAAGGCAACTGAAGCATCATCGTGACAAGCTGGCTCACGCGAGTCGTGTCAATCTGCTCGGCGAACTCGTCTCTTCGATCGCGCACGAATTGAATCAACCCCTTTCCGCGGCGACCAACTATGCCTTTGTGCTCGAGAAACTGTCGACCGAATCACCTCTGAAGGCTGGCGAAATTGAACAGCATGCGGCAAGTATTCGCCAGCAGGCGGAGCGTGCGGCAGAGATCGTCCGCGGCATCCGAAGTCTTCTCAAGCCGAACGAGAACGACAACGAAGAGACCGACATCCATCAACTCATTGAAAGTTCGCTGGGGATCATGGGACCGGATTTGCGCGGCCATGGCGTCGACGTGAACCTTCAATTTCACGCCGAGTCGTTGACGGTTTCCGGAAATCAGGTCCAGCTTCAACAGGTCTTGATGAATCTGTTTCAAAACGCCGTCCAAGCGATGGATCAGGTCCAGCGCGAACGAAGACAACTTACCATCCGAACTTCGTCGACAGCGGACGAAGTCGAAATTCGAGTCGAGGACCGTGGCAATGGGATCAGGTCAGAGGATACCAAGACCGTCTTTCGAACGTTTTATACGACCAAACCGGAGGGCATGGGGATGGGGTTGGCCGTTGCTCGTTCGATCATCGAAGCCCACGAGGGATCGCTGGTCGTCGAGGAATCCACGTCTGGCGGGACTGTTTTTCTTGTGGTCCTTCCACTGAGCGGAGAACCCGTCCATGAATGCTATGAAAGCCAAAGTTTGGGTGGTTGACGACGACGTCGCCGTTCAGCAGTCGGTCAGCGTGTTGCTCGGTGCGTTCGGATTCGAGACGTATTGTGCCGCAAGTGCCGAGCAATTCCTGCACGATGAGGCTGAACAAACGGCGGACGCGATGGTGGTGGATTTGCGTCTGCCGGGAAAAAGTGGCATCGATTTGTTGAAGCAACTGACCAAAGAAGGACGGGCCGTGCCGACGGTTTTGATCAGCGGGCACCGGGACGATGATGTCTTGGCACAACTGGAGAGTTTTCATGCCGTCTGTTTTCTCATGAAGCCCTTCAATCCCAAATCGCTCATCGATTGGCTGAGTGAGCACTGCGTCTGTTGAGCGTGGAAAAACAAGCCAACCACCGTCTGGCGAAGCTAGCTACGTTTGAGCGGCCAACAACGGAGTCTCTTGTACAGAGGGGGGATGTCTGGTTCGGTCATGGTTTCCAGACAAGACGGGCCAAGTAGATCCCCCGTGGATCGCGACCACGCCATTGGTATGCAACCAGATAGTCTTGGCCGTCGTGGGTGACAATTTCCGGGGCGAGTCGCTTGAGCGGATCTCGCGGTGCCAGACGCGCGACCGGTGGGCCGCCCCACTTCAGCGGGTCGTCGGATCGAAAGACTTCCAATTGTTCAAAACGGAAATAGACGCCGCCGCGTTTGACCACGAGCGGGCTTTCTGCATACACGAACGTGTAGCCTTCCGCTGGCGGTGTGATCGGAGGAATCTCGATCGCCGTATCGCTCCATGGTCCCTCCAGGTTTTTGGCGGTGCGGGCTCGAATCGTATGGTCGCGTGTGGCCGGGTTGATCCCCGGTTCCGGTGAGGTGTAGTAGGCGATCCATTGACCGGATCGTTGGCGATCGTCGAGGATGCAGACATCGCGACCCATCGGAAACACGGCTTGGTTGCCCACCGGCTCGAAATCGATTCCATCGATGCTGGTCATCAGATGTCCCCCGCGGCTGTTGTAAAACAGGTAGTGTCGGTCCGCATCTCGGACGTGGAATGGTGCCTGCACCGTGCCGTCGGCATGATCCCATTCCGGCTTGGACGACAAGAAAATGCCCTCCGGCTTCCAGCCTTCCTGCGTCAATTCCGGGCTGGACCAGCGATACAAAAGCCGGGTGCCGCCGGGATGAGTCGTGTGACGAATACAGGAGATCAGTTGCCATCGCCCGTCGTCGGCTTGGAAGACCGTGAAATCGACCGGCTCGGCCTTTGGCGAAGCCCATTTTTCAAGTGGGGGCTGGCCGACCAGTTTCACCCAGGGGCCGATTAAGTGAGGCGTCAATTGACCGGCGGGATCGGCTTTGGCAGACGTCGATGGTTCGAGCGGACGTTGAGCGAAAAGCGGAGTTGGATGTGCGGC containing:
- a CDS encoding sensor histidine kinase, with translation MINEQFNAPRTAYSRTLLISFAVLLVASFVYCAHLFWRVDRAIGTTSGTAPAAGRLIDLRGRTNAAVQECLAYVIAGDDAKRAEFEQRVADLGPLSESFLKGTMLDERSRERFESVVQSQQQLVASGRRMIDRYERVGGVEPADFRAFERDVDRFREVISGLLGRLNAAHGSSHDEVASVLAQTRIESALLGCVFLGLSTTLLVLVVRRFRDYDRLREEALNRVLESNQRFRLIFDSEPHCVKLVDRAGSLVDINPAGLQSLEAERDDVLGKCIFDVISEGDRKRFIESTQEVFEGESNSLEFEIIGLKGRRRTMTTRQVPIRYGGEDVVHVLAITEDVTEKRRIERQLKHHRDKLAHASRVNLLGELVSSIAHELNQPLSAATNYAFVLEKLSTESPLKAGEIEQHAASIRQQAERAAEIVRGIRSLLKPNENDNEETDIHQLIESSLGIMGPDLRGHGVDVNLQFHAESLTVSGNQVQLQQVLMNLFQNAVQAMDQVQRERRQLTIRTSSTADEVEIRVEDRGNGIRSEDTKTVFRTFYTTKPEGMGMGLAVARSIIEAHEGSLVVEESTSGGTVFLVVLPLSGEPVHECYESQSLGG
- a CDS encoding PepSY-associated TM helix domain-containing protein; amino-acid sequence: MKNTLRKSWLILHRWLGLTVGAVLVLVGLTGSLLVFDHAIDEWLNPTLLLSQESGDRKPVAEVVAAAEAGYQGSANQAVSVTRPRVDHGVWTVWFSERSEEGRRFVAVHVDPFTAGVTGQRVWGEDLMSWVYRLHFRLLAGTPGAVIVGLVGIIAIVSIVSGVYLWWPLWKNSWRAAFAIRKGARFSFDLHKSAGMASAVFLLVIAFTGVYMEFHDWFRAAIGTFAEVTDPPGELTSAVIEKADRLSPDEAIAIAQERFPGATFDHLHPPQGADGFYEVAFRQPGEVQTSYGRSQVFLDQYSGELLALRRPQDGTSADAFFAWQFPLHNGEAFGLLGRWIVFVIGLTPAVLYVTGVVVWWRRAGSRRRQTQRNRKGDSPTPPAESAEGAEAEGERVPALA
- a CDS encoding glycoside hydrolase family protein, translating into MTSERFRIFDVSSWARIQLGLVRLGLAWVFVSAAHPTPLFAQRPLEPSTSAKADPAGQLTPHLIGPWVKLVGQPPLEKWASPKAEPVDFTVFQADDGRWQLISCIRHTTHPGGTRLLYRWSSPELTQEGWKPEGIFLSSKPEWDHADGTVQAPFHVRDADRHYLFYNSRGGHLMTSIDGIDFEPVGNQAVFPMGRDVCILDDRQRSGQWIAYYTSPEPGINPATRDHTIRARTAKNLEGPWSDTAIEIPPITPPAEGYTFVYAESPLVVKRGGVYFRFEQLEVFRSDDPLKWGGPPVARLAPRDPLKRLAPEIVTHDGQDYLVAYQWRGRDPRGIYLARLVWKP
- a CDS encoding M23 family metallopeptidase, giving the protein MLKQSLLVTVVTAAVFPLSWIQSEASLFASPPISFVGAEPTESQKLVVFPTAPSYEGGTKGWELCFNLKVKNTSANAIDLKNAQVVVYSQSGTVLKNVNLFDKMKKKDGGGTSWLVDDAALEPDEVVRLLMLPDLSFPMIAGQTPSLVKVFLYCHGFAGAATYTSDVLVYHNSVCSYRYPAKLDSLGTNQFWNGSSNAGGGHHRESQSGMFALDLGILRWDAGLGDWVELCPNANGSANEDYLVWNKKIYAMADGVVLDFEDGKNDHLPGAEGSGANFIRIRHGSEIASYYHFRKNTLNSALMEVGAAVSAGQFLGRIGNSGNSSHPHLHIEISKSGIGRPIGFRQIYVISDQAAAQAAANGQTAPFVLMDGEALPWCDLGERNLVYPAPNDLACGTINPSLGGVFNEDLAGSTSGGMPILEPPVSRGDIIASPRWIAPQSTGLRRPLLIAPPMVSPRLIRTPADSPDRVRPTVDRTVKHLLRRRPIGTTRDVPRMTFPAPRRLPDGAATRPSTPQRIRTSPSVAPRRPHQIPSTSRPLERRPTVRRPDVQVAPLRQLDRRSEGDRQRPAGSRQRPMSAASSNDSAATSDRSTRRPGKR
- a CDS encoding SDR family oxidoreductase — translated: MPRGRIPESRDHWGRLDALVNNAGILEQQSPLEGISRERLQRVFSVNVVGPFLCCREAIRRMGVGGSIVNVSSVASRTGSPNEYVDYAASKGAIDSLTIGLAKEVAGRGIRVKAVRPGIIDTEIHADGGEPGRAQRIGPKLPLGRCGTAEEVAEAIVWLLSDRASFTSGQFIDVAGGI
- a CDS encoding response regulator — protein: MKAKVWVVDDDVAVQQSVSVLLGAFGFETYCAASAEQFLHDEAEQTADAMVVDLRLPGKSGIDLLKQLTKEGRAVPTVLISGHRDDDVLAQLESFHAVCFLMKPFNPKSLIDWLSEHCVC